A genome region from Carya illinoinensis cultivar Pawnee chromosome 2, C.illinoinensisPawnee_v1, whole genome shotgun sequence includes the following:
- the LOC122300704 gene encoding ethylene receptor 2-like: protein MLKALTSGLLISLFILSVSAADDGYPRCNCEDEGSLWSIESILQCQKVSDFLIAVAYFSIPIELLYFVSCSNVPFKWVLFEFIAFIVLCGLTHLLNGWTYGPHPFQLMLALTVFKILTALVSCATAITLITLIPLLLKVKVREFMLKKKTWDLGREVGIIMKQKEAGLHVRMLTQEIRKSLDRHTILYTTLVELSETLGLQNCAVWMPDEKKAEMNLTHQAYGRKYSGAYNFSIPITDPDVAMIKVSDEVNILSPDSALAASSSGESGEPGSVAAIRMPMLRVSNFKGGTPEMRQTCYAILVLVLPSGQPRSWSSQELEIIKVVADQVAVALSHAALLEESQLMGDKLAERNRALQQEKRNAMMASQARNLFQKVMSDGMRRPMHSILGLLSMMLDENMSSEQRTIVNTMVRTSGVLSTLVNDAMDNARKDSGRFPLEMRSFHLHSMIREAACLAKCLSVYNGFGFAIEVEKSLPDHLTGDEKRVFQVILHMVGNLLDVNNGGELVILRVFSESRSQGRNDHIWSTWRHSSSDGYVYIRFEIAIKNCSAQSEGSVSTAQTGCRRYASDGLEESLSFSICKRLVQLMQGNIWVIPHPQGFAQSMALVLRFRLQPFIAVSISEPGESSEHPRSNSLLKGLQILLADDDNVNRTVTRKLLEKLGCVVTAVSSGFECLSVISQAGSSIQIVLLDLQMPELDGYEVATRIRKFRSQSWPLIIALTASADEDVWEKCMHVGMNGIIRKPVLLPGIASELRRVLTQANRAG, encoded by the exons ATGTTAAAGGCATTGACATCTGGGCTGTTGATTTCACTGTTTATTTTATCGGTATCTGCTGCCGATGATGGATATCCCCGATGTAATTGCGAAGATGAGGGTAGCTTATGGAGCATTGAGAGCATTCTACAGTGCCAGAAAGTGAGTGATTTCTTGATTGCCGTCGCCTACTTCTCGATCCCGATTGAGCTTCTTTACTTTGTCAGCTGCTCGAACGTCCCTTTCAAATGGGTTCTATTTGAATTCATTGCCTTCATTGTTCTGTGTGGATTGACCCATTTGCTCAATGGATGGACTTATGGTCCACACCCATTTCAGCTAATGCTGGCTCTCACTGTCTTCAAGATTCTCACTGCTTTGGTCTCTTGTGCCACAGCTATAACGCTCATCACTCTCATCCCTTTGCTTCTCAAAGTGAAGGTGAGGGAATTCATGTTGAAGAAGAAGACTTGGGATCTTGGACGAGAAGTTGGAATAATAATGAAACAGAAAGAAGCTGGTTTGCATGTTCGGATGCTTACACAAGAGATTCGGAAATCACTTGATAGGCATACGATTCTGTACACGACTCTGGTCGAACTATCTGAAACTTTGGGTTTGCAAAACTGTGCAGTTTGGATGCCTGATGAGAAGAAAGCAGAGATGAACTTGACCCATCAGGCTTATGGAAGGAAATATTCAGGTGCCTATAATTTTTCCATACCAATTACTGATCCAGATGTTGCAATGATCAAAGTGAGTGATGAAGTAAATATCCTTAGCCCCGACTCAGCACTTGCTGCTTCAAGCAGTGGAGAGTCAGGTGAACCGGGATCCGTGGCTGCAATTCGAATGCCAATGCTTCGGGTTTCCAATTTCAAAGGGGGAACTCCTGAGATGAGGCAGACTTGTTATGCAATATTGGTTTTGGTTCTTCCAAGTGGACAACCTAGATCTTGGAGCAGCCAGGAACTTGAGATAATTAAGGTTGTTGCTGATCAGGTTGCCGTGGCTCTTTCCCATGCTGCACTCCTTGAAGAGTCCCAGCTCATGGGAGATAAATTGGCGGAGCGAAATCGAGCATTGCAACAGGAAAAGAGGAATGCTATGATGGCAAGCCAGGCGAGAAATTTGTTTCAAAAGGTAATGAGTGATGGGATGAGGAGGCCAATGCACTCAATTTTGGGTTTGCTTTCAATGATGCTGGATGAGAATATGAGTAGTGAGCAACGAACTATTGTTAACACAATGGTGAGGACTAGCGGTGTTTTATCAACCTTGGTAAATGATGCGATGGACAATGCTAGGAAAGATAGTGGAAGATTCCCATTAGAGATGAGATCATTTCACTTACATTCCATGATTAGAGAAGCAGCTTGCTTAGCGAAGTGCTTGTCTGTCTATAATGGCTTTGGCTTTGCAATCGAGGTTGAGAAGTCACTGCCAGATCATCTAACGGGTGATGAAAAAAGAGTTTTCCAGGTGATTTTGCATATGGTTGGGAACCTGTTGGATGTAAACAATGGAGGGGAATTGGTCATACTCAGGGTTTTTTCGGAGAGTCGAAGTCAAGGAAGGAATGATCATATCTGGTCGACCTGGAGACATAGTTCATCTGATGGGTATGTAtatattagatttgaaattgcGATAAAAAATTGCAGTGCTCAGTCGGAGGGATCAGTTTCAACTGCGCAAACCGGTTGTAGGAGGTATGCCAGTGATGGACTTGAGGAGAGCTTGAGCTTCAGCATTTGCAAAAGGCTAGTGCAG TTGATGCAAGGCAATATATGGGTCATTCCTCACCCTCAAGGCTTTGCTCAAAGCATGGCACTTGTTCTTCGGTTTCGACTCCAACCATTCATTGCAGTATCCATCTCAGAACCTGGAGAATCTTCAGAGCACCCACGTTCGAACTCCCTTTTAAAAGGCTTGCAAATTCTACTAGCTGATGATGACAATGTGAACAGGACCGTGACACGAAAGCTGCTTGAAAAGCTTGGTTGTGTTGTCACTGCTGTTTCTTCTGGATTTGAATGCCTTAGTGTTATTAGTCAAGCAGGTTCTTCTATCCAAATCGTTCTTTTGGATCTTCAGATGCCCGAGTTAGATGGTTATGAAGTTGCAACGAGAATTCGGAAATTTCGTAGCCAGAGTTGGCCACTGATCATTGCCTTGACAGCGAGTGCCGATGAAGATGTGTGGgaaaaatgtatgcatgttGGAATGAATGGAATCATTCGGAAACCAGTTCTGTTGCCTGGTATTGCCAGCGAACTTAGAAGGGTCCTGACTCAGGCAAACAGAGCTGGATGA